A region of Massilia sp. KIM DNA encodes the following proteins:
- a CDS encoding S9 family peptidase gives MTMRPPVFLLAALLALPAAASTPITLDQAMAHPDWIGNPVEAAWWSWDGKQVYYKQKRTGSPIRDTFQALPQPRRVADPELGKLDSPDLIYSRDHSRMLVLRNNDLFERDLKSGALVQITRGASKLEAVQYTADERGVHYRVGSDWYLWDRASKVVGPAALPRAAKDPAAPDDDSLRAMQLRLMATLKRQKDERDALRDRTDELRRIDPSMAPAPVYLGDKVVIEDSGLSPDGRWLIVATAPKGADKGRVGKMPRYVTESGYEEFDDQRTRVGRNNPAGHALKLIDLRTNKVQDLSFDVLPGVTQDPLAELRKAAKQDPLKGNRAVRVADGPGTINWSADGGKVAIMLRSVDNKDRWIVGVDLAGAKLQPLHRLSDVAWVNYDNNEFGWLPDNRSLWFLSEESGYSHLYTLDTAAGGAARALTSGKWEASEVRWTRDGGTAYLMCNRANPGDYEVCAVNGKTGAIREVTQLDGVERFRLSPREDKLLVHWSSSYTPVQLATVGVAGGAATKLTDTRTAEYKARQWIEPQYVAVPSSAGGDPVWAKLYRPAQLDPNKKYPVVMFVHGAGYLQNVSKRYPNYFREQMFHNLLVQQGYVVLDMDYRASKGYGAKWRTAIYRQMGHPELEDYIDGLNYMVKQHQGDPANVGIYGGSYGGFMTFMALMRAPDQFKAGAALRPVTDWTSYNHEYTSNILNTPDLDPQAYKVSSPIEYAENLKGHLLISHGMIDDNVFYQDSVRMAQRLIELKKDNWELASYPMERHAYVQPEAWFDQYRRIYKLFERTLKQ, from the coding sequence ATGACGATGCGACCACCCGTATTCTTACTCGCTGCGCTGCTGGCGCTGCCGGCTGCGGCCTCCACCCCCATCACCCTCGACCAGGCCATGGCCCACCCGGACTGGATCGGCAACCCGGTCGAAGCGGCCTGGTGGAGCTGGGACGGCAAGCAGGTGTACTACAAGCAGAAGCGCACCGGCTCGCCGATCCGCGACACCTTCCAGGCCCTGCCCCAGCCGCGCCGCGTGGCGGACCCCGAGCTGGGCAAGCTCGACAGCCCGGACCTGATCTATAGCCGCGACCATAGCCGCATGCTGGTGCTGCGCAATAACGACCTGTTCGAGCGCGACCTGAAGAGCGGCGCCCTGGTGCAGATCACCCGCGGCGCCAGCAAGCTGGAAGCGGTGCAGTACACCGCCGACGAGCGCGGCGTGCACTACCGGGTCGGCAGCGACTGGTATCTGTGGGACCGCGCCAGCAAGGTGGTCGGCCCGGCCGCCCTGCCGCGCGCCGCCAAGGACCCGGCCGCGCCGGACGACGACAGCCTGCGCGCCATGCAACTGCGCCTGATGGCCACGCTCAAGCGCCAGAAGGACGAGCGCGACGCCCTGCGCGATCGCACCGACGAGCTGCGTCGCATCGACCCGAGCATGGCGCCGGCGCCGGTCTACCTGGGCGATAAGGTCGTGATCGAGGACAGCGGGCTGTCGCCGGACGGCCGCTGGCTGATCGTCGCCACCGCGCCCAAGGGCGCCGACAAGGGCCGCGTGGGCAAGATGCCGCGCTACGTGACCGAGTCGGGCTACGAGGAATTCGACGACCAGCGCACCCGCGTCGGCCGCAACAATCCGGCCGGCCACGCACTGAAGCTGATCGACCTGCGCACCAACAAGGTGCAGGACCTGTCTTTCGACGTGCTGCCGGGCGTGACCCAGGACCCGCTGGCCGAGCTGCGCAAGGCCGCCAAGCAGGACCCGCTGAAGGGCAACCGCGCTGTGCGCGTGGCCGACGGTCCGGGCACGATCAACTGGAGCGCGGATGGCGGCAAGGTCGCCATCATGCTGCGCTCGGTCGACAACAAGGACCGCTGGATCGTCGGCGTCGACCTGGCGGGCGCCAAGCTGCAGCCGCTGCACCGCCTGAGCGACGTCGCCTGGGTCAACTACGACAACAACGAATTCGGCTGGCTGCCGGACAACCGCAGCCTGTGGTTCCTGTCCGAGGAAAGCGGCTACTCGCACCTGTACACCCTGGACACCGCCGCCGGCGGCGCCGCGCGCGCCCTGACCTCGGGCAAGTGGGAAGCCTCGGAGGTGCGCTGGACCCGCGACGGCGGCACCGCCTACCTGATGTGCAACCGCGCCAACCCGGGCGACTACGAGGTCTGCGCCGTCAACGGCAAGACCGGCGCTATCCGCGAAGTGACCCAGCTCGACGGCGTCGAGCGCTTCCGCCTGTCGCCGCGCGAAGACAAGCTGCTGGTGCACTGGTCCTCGAGCTACACCCCGGTGCAGTTGGCCACCGTCGGCGTCGCCGGCGGCGCGGCGACCAAGCTGACCGACACCCGTACCGCCGAGTACAAGGCGCGCCAGTGGATCGAGCCGCAATACGTGGCCGTGCCCTCGAGCGCCGGCGGCGACCCGGTCTGGGCCAAGCTGTACCGCCCGGCCCAACTGGACCCGAACAAGAAGTATCCGGTGGTGATGTTCGTGCACGGCGCGGGCTACCTGCAGAACGTCAGCAAGCGTTATCCGAACTACTTCCGCGAGCAGATGTTCCACAACCTGCTGGTGCAGCAGGGCTACGTGGTGCTCGACATGGACTACCGCGCCTCCAAGGGCTACGGCGCCAAGTGGCGCACCGCGATCTACCGCCAGATGGGCCACCCCGAGCTGGAGGACTACATCGACGGCCTGAACTACATGGTCAAGCAGCACCAGGGCGACCCGGCCAATGTCGGCATCTACGGCGGCAGCTATGGCGGCTTCATGACCTTCATGGCCCTGATGCGCGCCCCGGACCAGTTCAAGGCCGGCGCCGCGCTGCGTCCGGTGACCGACTGGACCAGCTACAACCACGAGTACACCTCGAACATCCTGAACACGCCGGATCTCGATCCGCAGGCCTACAAGGTGTCGTCGCCGATCGAGTATGCGGAGAACCTGAAGGGCCACCTGCTCATCTCGCACGGCATGATCGACGATAACGTGTTCTACCAGGACTCGGTGCGCATGGCGCAGCGCTTGATCGAGCTGAAGAAGGATAACTGGGAGCTGGCGAGCTATCCGATGGAAAGGCACGCGTACGTGCAGCCGGAGGCGTGGTTCGATCAGTATCGCCGGATCTACAAGCTGTTCGAGCGCACGCTCAAGCAGTAA
- a CDS encoding M20/M25/M40 family metallo-hydrolase, translated as MDEQMQQRLLAWIDAHFDEEVGFLQQVVRIPTDTPPGDNAPHAEAVAAMLETYGWQAERHAVPAQQVRDYGMQSITNLIVRRPYGAGGPTLALNAHGDVVPPGEGWTKPPYGAVVEDGYLYGRAAAVSKSDFATYVFAVRALEALGIPLRGALELHFTYDEEFGGLLGPGWLLEQGLTRPDYVIAAGFAYNIVTAHNACLQLEITVHGKAGHGAMPETAVDALQAATRILNAIYGQLPELKKIKSRVPGIDSPTMLVGRIDGGTNTNVVPGKVVMKMDRRMIPEEDPVAVEAALRALIEDAVRDAPGIRLEIRRLLLSQALRPLPGSERLVQSLQRHGREVIGEEIVAQGTPLYADARLYGEKGIPAVLYGAGPRTVLESNAKKADERLLLEDLRRATKVVALTLLDFLQPQHA; from the coding sequence ATGGACGAACAAATGCAACAGCGCCTGCTGGCGTGGATCGACGCGCATTTCGACGAGGAGGTCGGCTTCCTCCAGCAGGTGGTGCGCATTCCGACCGATACCCCGCCCGGCGACAACGCGCCCCACGCCGAAGCGGTGGCCGCGATGCTGGAGACCTATGGCTGGCAGGCCGAGCGCCATGCGGTGCCGGCGCAGCAGGTGCGCGACTACGGCATGCAGAGCATCACCAACCTGATCGTGCGCCGGCCCTATGGCGCGGGCGGGCCGACGCTGGCGCTCAATGCGCACGGCGACGTGGTGCCGCCGGGCGAAGGCTGGACCAAGCCGCCGTATGGCGCGGTGGTGGAGGACGGCTACCTGTACGGGCGCGCGGCGGCCGTGTCCAAGAGCGACTTCGCGACCTATGTGTTCGCGGTGCGCGCGCTGGAGGCGCTGGGCATTCCCTTGCGCGGCGCGCTGGAGCTGCATTTCACCTACGACGAGGAATTCGGCGGGCTGCTGGGGCCGGGCTGGCTGCTGGAGCAGGGCTTGACCAGGCCGGACTACGTGATCGCCGCGGGCTTCGCGTACAACATCGTCACCGCCCACAACGCCTGCCTGCAGCTCGAGATCACGGTGCACGGCAAGGCGGGGCACGGGGCGATGCCGGAGACGGCGGTCGATGCCTTGCAGGCGGCCACGCGCATCCTGAACGCGATCTATGGGCAGCTGCCTGAACTGAAGAAGATCAAGAGCCGGGTGCCGGGGATCGATTCGCCGACCATGCTGGTGGGGCGTATCGATGGGGGCACCAATACCAACGTCGTGCCGGGCAAGGTGGTCATGAAGATGGACCGGCGCATGATTCCCGAGGAAGACCCGGTGGCGGTCGAGGCGGCGCTGCGGGCGCTGATCGAGGACGCGGTGCGCGACGCGCCGGGGATACGGCTGGAGATCCGGCGCCTGCTGCTGTCGCAGGCGCTGCGGCCGTTGCCGGGGTCGGAGCGGCTGGTGCAGAGCCTGCAGCGGCACGGGCGCGAGGTGATCGGCGAAGAGATCGTGGCGCAGGGGACGCCGCTGTATGCGGATGCGCGCTTGTATGGGGAGAAGGGGATTCCGGCGGTGCTGTACGGGGCGGGGCCGCGCACGGTGCTCGAGTCGAACGCCAAGAAGGCGGATGAGCGCTTGTTGCTGGAGGATTTGAGGCGGGCGACCAAGGTGGTGGCCTTGACGCTGCTCGACTTCCTTCAGCCGCAGCACGCGTAA
- a CDS encoding urate hydroxylase PuuD, protein MDVLGYLAPYGLEWLNLLVRWLHIITGIAWIGASFYFVWLDNTIRPPAPGSELARKGVSGELWAVHGGGFYNPQKYLVAPSELPKELHWFKWEAYSTWLSGFALLFIVYYFNAQAMMVDRSVADLSSWQAVGIGLGSLVVGWLVYDLLCRSPLGKHDLAFGAVVFVFLVASSWVLTHLLSGRAAYLHVGAMIGTMMVANVAMVIIPGQRKMVNAMLAGQKPDPAYGIKAKQRSVHNNYFTLPVLFIMISNHYAMTYRHPHAWAVLAVIMLAGVLIRHFFNLRHKGRIEWKYPAMGLALLLGLAVVIAPPPPNAAPAQAGVDAGAQFAAVRSIVEQRCVACHAQQPTQPGFASAPAGVMLHTPELVSQNAARIYQQTVQTHAMPLANLTNMTDAERAQIGAWFEAGAKTGKQ, encoded by the coding sequence ATGGACGTGCTCGGCTATCTCGCTCCCTACGGCCTTGAATGGCTCAACCTGCTGGTGCGCTGGCTGCACATCATCACGGGCATCGCCTGGATCGGCGCTTCCTTCTATTTCGTCTGGCTCGACAACACCATCCGCCCGCCGGCGCCCGGCTCCGAGCTGGCCAGGAAGGGCGTGTCGGGCGAACTGTGGGCGGTGCACGGCGGCGGCTTCTACAACCCGCAGAAGTACCTGGTGGCACCAAGCGAACTGCCCAAGGAGCTGCACTGGTTCAAATGGGAAGCCTATTCGACCTGGCTGTCGGGCTTCGCGCTGCTCTTCATCGTCTATTACTTCAATGCCCAGGCCATGATGGTGGACCGCAGCGTGGCCGATCTCTCCAGCTGGCAGGCGGTCGGCATCGGCCTGGGCAGCCTGGTGGTGGGCTGGTTGGTCTACGACCTGCTGTGCCGCTCGCCGCTGGGCAAGCACGACCTGGCCTTCGGCGCGGTGGTCTTCGTCTTCCTGGTGGCGTCGAGCTGGGTGCTCACCCATCTGCTGAGCGGACGCGCGGCCTACCTGCACGTGGGGGCGATGATCGGCACCATGATGGTGGCCAACGTGGCGATGGTGATCATTCCCGGTCAGCGCAAGATGGTGAATGCGATGCTGGCCGGGCAGAAGCCCGACCCCGCCTACGGCATCAAGGCCAAGCAGCGCAGCGTCCACAACAACTACTTCACCTTGCCGGTGCTGTTCATCATGATCAGCAACCACTACGCCATGACCTATCGTCACCCGCATGCCTGGGCTGTGCTGGCGGTGATCATGCTGGCCGGGGTGCTGATCCGGCATTTCTTCAACCTGCGCCACAAGGGCCGGATCGAATGGAAGTATCCGGCCATGGGCCTCGCGCTGCTCCTGGGACTGGCCGTCGTGATCGCGCCCCCGCCACCCAACGCGGCGCCGGCGCAGGCCGGCGTGGACGCGGGCGCCCAATTCGCCGCCGTGCGAAGCATCGTCGAGCAGCGCTGCGTGGCCTGCCATGCCCAGCAGCCGACCCAGCCCGGCTTCGCCAGCGCACCGGCTGGCGTCATGCTGCACACGCCCGAACTCGTGAGCCAGAACGCGGCCCGCATCTACCAGCAGACGGTGCAGACCCACGCCATGCCGCTGGCGAACCTCACCAACATGACCGACGCCGAGCGCGCCCAGATCGGCGCATGGTTCGAGGCCGGCGCCAAGACAGGAAAACAGTAA
- a CDS encoding LysR substrate-binding domain-containing protein, whose translation MASLPQHLDLHLIRILYLLLVEKNVSRVALKLNQPQPSISASLRKLRELTGDPLLVRGARGMVPTQHGESLLKPAKRILDEAESLFIKKSPFVPEEAARTFHIAAPDYLDTQFLPNVVAALRRGSPNSKVVIHSLGPGLDYLRMLSDGEMDLVIANWDEPPAHLHISKLFEDPIICTMRADSPYARRTASDAMTVEDYLSLPHVAPSQMLPGYHGVIDAFLERQGMQRKVAVESPYFGVIPYMLTQTDLVLTTGRQFIRFYEKTLPLKSFAVPVKFPPMRFYQLWHQRVHLSTEHKWLRDQVSAAARALATG comes from the coding sequence ATGGCCAGCCTGCCCCAGCATCTCGACCTGCACCTGATCCGCATCCTGTATCTCTTGCTTGTGGAAAAGAACGTGTCGCGTGTCGCGCTCAAGCTGAACCAGCCCCAGCCTTCGATCTCGGCCTCGCTGCGCAAGCTGCGCGAACTGACCGGCGACCCGCTGCTGGTGCGCGGCGCGCGCGGGATGGTGCCGACCCAGCACGGCGAAAGCCTGCTGAAACCCGCCAAGCGCATCCTCGACGAGGCCGAGAGCCTGTTCATCAAGAAGTCGCCCTTCGTGCCCGAAGAGGCGGCGCGCACCTTCCACATCGCCGCGCCGGACTACCTTGACACCCAGTTCCTGCCCAACGTGGTGGCCGCCCTGCGCCGCGGCTCGCCCAACAGCAAGGTCGTGATCCACAGCCTGGGGCCGGGCCTGGACTACCTGCGCATGCTGTCCGACGGCGAGATGGACCTGGTGATCGCCAACTGGGACGAGCCGCCGGCCCACCTCCACATCTCCAAGCTGTTCGAGGACCCGATCATCTGCACCATGCGCGCGGACAGCCCCTATGCGCGGCGCACCGCGAGCGACGCCATGACGGTCGAGGACTATCTCAGCCTGCCCCACGTCGCGCCTTCGCAGATGCTGCCCGGCTACCACGGCGTGATCGACGCTTTCCTCGAGCGCCAGGGCATGCAGCGCAAGGTGGCGGTGGAGTCGCCCTACTTCGGCGTGATCCCCTACATGCTGACCCAGACCGACCTGGTGCTGACCACCGGCCGCCAGTTCATCCGCTTCTACGAAAAGACCCTGCCGCTGAAAAGCTTCGCGGTGCCGGTCAAGTTCCCGCCGATGCGCTTCTACCAGCTGTGGCACCAGCGGGTGCACCTGTCGACCGAGCACAAATGGCTGCGCGACCAGGTGAGCGCCGCCGCGCGCGCGCTGGCGACCGGCTAG
- a CDS encoding allantoate amidohydrolase, with protein sequence MTSLDHLNACATPDFVAALGGIYEHSPWIAQRAAAERPFASLAALKLALQRVVDAASEDERLALLRAHPELAGKAAIAGELTAESTSEQASSGLNRCSPEEYATLQDLNARYNEKFGFPFILAVKGPTGRGLPRQAVIDTFARRLKNGRAAEIAECLRQVHRIAEIRLNELFKVAPVFGPQVMEWAERLGEISDSDTDLTCAYMTPAHQLTAAMLANWMREAGMEVHIDAVGNVVGRYAAARPGAPVLLTGSHYDTVRNGGKYDGRLGILLPLAIVGHLHARGERLPFDLEVIGFAEEEGVRFRSTFLGSSALTGSFDPALLEQQDAEGISMRQALEAAGHDPAAIPAIARDPATLLGFVEVHIEQGPVLLERGLPLGVVTAIAGSSRYLVELDGVASHAGTTPMHMRRDAAAAAAEIVLLVEQRCRGRGALVGTVGQLEVPAGSVNVVPGACRLSLDIRAADDATRLAAVDDILAGIQAICARRGIEERLWKLVEAEAVPCAPRLMDMLGAAVERAGLPRYDLLSGAGHDAMRMAAITEVAMLFTRCGNGGISHNPLETMTADDAEIAGQVLLDFLRSYA encoded by the coding sequence ATGACCTCTCTCGACCACCTCAACGCCTGCGCTACGCCGGATTTCGTCGCCGCCCTGGGCGGCATCTACGAGCACTCGCCCTGGATCGCCCAACGGGCCGCCGCAGAGCGGCCCTTCGCCAGCCTGGCCGCGCTCAAGCTGGCCTTGCAGCGCGTGGTCGACGCGGCGAGCGAAGACGAACGCCTCGCCCTGCTGCGCGCCCACCCCGAGCTGGCCGGCAAGGCGGCGATCGCGGGCGAACTGACGGCCGAGTCGACCAGCGAACAGGCCAGCTCGGGCCTGAACCGCTGCTCGCCCGAGGAATACGCCACTCTCCAGGACCTGAACGCCCGCTACAACGAGAAGTTCGGCTTTCCCTTCATCCTGGCCGTCAAGGGACCGACCGGGCGCGGCCTGCCGCGCCAGGCGGTGATCGACACCTTCGCCCGGCGCCTCAAGAACGGGCGCGCCGCCGAGATAGCCGAGTGCCTGCGCCAGGTGCACCGCATCGCCGAAATCCGCCTGAACGAACTGTTCAAGGTGGCGCCGGTTTTCGGGCCGCAGGTGATGGAATGGGCCGAGCGGCTGGGCGAGATCAGCGACAGCGACACCGATCTCACCTGCGCCTACATGACGCCGGCGCATCAGCTGACCGCCGCCATGCTGGCCAACTGGATGCGCGAGGCCGGCATGGAGGTCCACATCGACGCGGTCGGCAACGTGGTCGGGCGCTACGCGGCCGCCCGCCCGGGCGCGCCGGTCCTGCTCACCGGCTCGCACTACGACACCGTGCGCAATGGCGGCAAATACGACGGCCGCCTCGGCATCCTGCTGCCGTTGGCCATCGTGGGTCACCTGCACGCACGCGGCGAGCGCCTGCCCTTCGACCTCGAAGTGATCGGCTTCGCCGAAGAGGAAGGCGTGCGCTTTCGCAGCACCTTCCTCGGCAGCAGCGCGCTCACCGGCAGCTTCGACCCCGCCCTGCTGGAACAGCAGGACGCGGAGGGCATCAGCATGCGCCAGGCGCTTGAAGCGGCCGGGCACGACCCGGCCGCCATTCCCGCCATCGCCCGCGATCCGGCCACGCTGCTGGGCTTCGTCGAAGTCCACATCGAGCAGGGCCCGGTGCTGCTCGAACGCGGCCTGCCGCTGGGCGTGGTGACGGCGATCGCCGGCAGTTCGCGCTACCTGGTGGAGCTGGACGGCGTCGCCAGCCATGCCGGCACCACGCCCATGCACATGCGGCGCGACGCCGCGGCGGCGGCGGCCGAGATCGTGCTGCTGGTCGAACAACGCTGCCGCGGGCGCGGCGCGCTGGTCGGCACCGTAGGCCAACTGGAGGTGCCGGCCGGCTCGGTGAACGTGGTGCCGGGCGCCTGCCGCCTGTCGCTCGACATCCGCGCGGCCGACGACGCCACCCGGCTGGCGGCGGTGGACGACATCTTGGCCGGCATCCAGGCCATCTGCGCGAGGCGCGGCATCGAGGAAAGGCTGTGGAAGCTGGTCGAGGCCGAAGCCGTGCCTTGCGCGCCGCGCCTGATGGACATGCTCGGCGCGGCCGTGGAACGCGCCGGCCTGCCGCGCTACGACCTGCTGTCGGGCGCCGGCCACGACGCCATGCGCATGGCCGCCATCACCGAGGTGGCGATGCTGTTCACGCGCTGCGGCAACGGCGGAATCAGTCATAATCCCCTGGAGACGATGACGGCGGACGACGCCGAGATCGCCGGACAGGTGCTGCTCGATTTCCTGCGCAGCTACGCCTGA
- a CDS encoding HIT family protein, producing the protein MSYDQNNPFARILRGELPCVKVYEDAHTLAMMDIMPQAEGHVLVLPKQAAAELLALSEESAAACMRTVKLVAQAVKTALEPPGIMIAQFNGPAAGQTVPHVHFHIVPRQEAAPLRPHAAVPADTEHLKALAGRIIAALPSAG; encoded by the coding sequence ATGAGCTACGATCAGAACAATCCTTTCGCCCGTATCCTGCGCGGCGAACTGCCCTGCGTGAAGGTGTACGAAGACGCGCACACCCTGGCGATGATGGACATCATGCCCCAGGCCGAAGGCCACGTGCTGGTGCTGCCGAAGCAGGCGGCCGCGGAGCTGCTGGCGCTGTCCGAAGAAAGCGCGGCGGCCTGCATGCGCACCGTGAAACTGGTCGCGCAGGCCGTCAAGACCGCCCTTGAGCCGCCGGGCATCATGATCGCCCAGTTCAACGGCCCGGCCGCCGGCCAGACGGTGCCGCACGTGCACTTCCACATCGTGCCGCGCCAGGAGGCGGCGCCGCTGCGGCCGCACGCCGCCGTCCCGGCCGATACCGAGCATCTGAAAGCGCTGGCCGGGCGGATCATCGCCGCCCTGCCCAGCGCCGGCTGA
- a CDS encoding class I SAM-dependent methyltransferase — translation MDPASLPSTAAAYDLLAERWLDGQLPADYGLPQHARALAFLAEHAGWALHVGCGCSTRFNALLRAAGLQIEGIDVSARMIALARAADPAMLLHHADACTWEPPRRYRFISAWDSLWHVPLGRQRDVMFKLMGALEPGGVFIFSTGGTDAPAEHVDSAMGPELYYATPGVPALLALVQEGGCICRHLEFDQHPERHLYLVVQRA, via the coding sequence GTGGACCCGGCCTCGCTTCCTTCCACGGCGGCCGCTTACGACCTGCTGGCCGAACGCTGGCTGGACGGGCAGCTGCCAGCCGATTACGGTTTGCCGCAACACGCCCGCGCGCTCGCCTTTCTCGCCGAGCACGCAGGTTGGGCCCTGCACGTGGGTTGCGGTTGCAGCACGCGTTTCAACGCCCTGCTGCGCGCGGCCGGCCTGCAGATCGAAGGCATCGACGTCTCGGCGCGCATGATCGCGCTGGCCCGGGCCGCCGATCCGGCGATGCTGCTGCACCATGCGGATGCCTGCACCTGGGAGCCGCCGCGCCGCTACCGCTTCATCTCCGCCTGGGACAGCCTCTGGCACGTCCCGCTCGGGCGGCAGCGGGACGTGATGTTCAAGCTCATGGGCGCGCTGGAGCCGGGCGGCGTCTTCATCTTCTCCACCGGCGGCACCGACGCGCCGGCGGAACACGTCGATAGCGCGATGGGGCCCGAGCTCTACTACGCGACGCCCGGCGTTCCCGCGCTGTTGGCGCTGGTCCAGGAGGGCGGCTGCATCTGCCGCCATCTCGAATTCGACCAGCACCCGGAACGGCACCTGTACCTGGTCGTCCAGCGCGCCTAG
- a CDS encoding LysR family transcriptional regulator — protein MNLADLRVFVCVARHDSLHAAAQELHLTPSAVSKSLRRLEEDVGLPLFDRSARQLVLNDSGKQLLPQARTLLELAEKARIDLQGERAGLDCRIGGPAVLLWRHADAMAQALLPYPSARLHLKAVFEGDALAALARGELDAALVTDEALDGALHPGQWEVTDLGELALAVIAGRAHPLAAAVGKRRALRVSVREVLAHPFASPARSLFCGQERGSRSDGWRDGPLPRIIRYWTDDLQVLLDFVRSGAALAYLPAFAAQEPALLALEVRDLGFSSVERVRLVWKRDTAPQWLRALAHALSTAD, from the coding sequence ATGAACCTGGCTGACCTGCGCGTCTTCGTCTGCGTCGCGCGCCACGATTCGCTGCACGCCGCCGCCCAGGAGTTGCACCTGACGCCCTCGGCCGTCTCCAAGTCGCTGCGCCGGCTGGAGGAGGACGTCGGGCTGCCGCTGTTCGACCGCAGCGCGCGCCAGCTGGTGCTGAACGACAGCGGCAAGCAGCTCCTTCCCCAGGCGCGCACCCTGCTCGAGCTGGCCGAGAAGGCGCGCATCGACCTGCAGGGCGAACGCGCCGGCCTCGATTGCCGCATCGGCGGACCGGCCGTGCTGCTGTGGCGCCATGCCGACGCCATGGCCCAGGCCCTGCTGCCCTACCCGTCCGCGCGCCTGCACCTGAAAGCCGTGTTCGAAGGCGACGCGCTGGCGGCCCTCGCACGCGGCGAGCTGGATGCCGCGCTCGTCACCGACGAGGCGCTGGACGGCGCGCTCCATCCCGGACAGTGGGAAGTCACCGACCTCGGCGAACTCGCGCTGGCGGTGATCGCGGGCCGCGCCCATCCGCTGGCAGCGGCCGTCGGCAAGCGCCGCGCCCTGCGGGTGAGCGTGCGGGAGGTCCTGGCCCATCCTTTCGCCTCGCCGGCGCGCTCTCTGTTCTGTGGCCAGGAGAGGGGCAGCCGTTCCGACGGCTGGCGCGACGGTCCGCTGCCTCGCATCATCCGCTACTGGACCGACGACCTCCAGGTCCTGCTCGACTTCGTGCGCAGCGGCGCCGCGCTGGCCTACCTGCCCGCTTTCGCCGCGCAGGAGCCTGCGCTGCTGGCCCTGGAGGTGCGCGATCTCGGCTTTTCCTCGGTCGAGCGGGTACGCCTGGTGTGGAAGCGAGATACGGCGCCGCAATGGCTGCGCGCGCTGGCGCACGCCTTATCCACGGCGGATTGA
- a CDS encoding tetratricopeptide repeat protein, whose amino-acid sequence MPYSRALLLSLLLGLVQPVHATVLVSEEDPATMLKRRLAAAEAGDVEAMSGLGRKYLHGYGVEPDHPTALMWLERAVKAGDRSAVTHLAWCLERCRGIERDLVRASQLLRENAARGDGAALASQRLGVARRVADQVRDWSRTSASLEARSAAAPPPQPYGPEAYEPVEEASAQTAPIMALARLDVEELLDVEQAHELLVRCSAQDNEFCMVQLGALHLARAVETPDIRLAAALFERAAARGYAPGQYYLARMLTSGDGLPRDDTRAAALCTLASDAGFAPAEVALVVMLLEGRGKQRDEEQALARADRLTGAGQGPELLEAAAELAGRHPAAAARLEQRVRAARAAF is encoded by the coding sequence ATGCCTTACTCCCGCGCCTTGTTGCTGTCGCTGTTGCTCGGCCTTGTACAGCCCGTGCACGCGACCGTGCTGGTGAGCGAAGAGGATCCGGCAACGATGCTGAAGCGGAGATTGGCCGCCGCCGAAGCCGGCGACGTCGAAGCAATGAGTGGCCTGGGGAGGAAGTATCTCCACGGCTACGGCGTCGAGCCCGATCATCCGACAGCGCTGATGTGGCTCGAGCGCGCCGTCAAGGCGGGCGACCGGTCGGCGGTGACCCATCTCGCCTGGTGCCTCGAGCGCTGCCGGGGTATCGAGCGCGATCTCGTACGCGCCAGCCAACTGTTGCGCGAGAACGCCGCGCGTGGCGACGGCGCCGCGCTCGCCTCGCAGCGTCTCGGCGTCGCGCGCCGGGTGGCGGACCAGGTACGCGACTGGTCCAGGACCAGCGCTTCGCTCGAGGCCCGCTCCGCAGCCGCCCCGCCCCCGCAGCCCTACGGCCCCGAAGCATATGAGCCGGTCGAAGAGGCAAGCGCGCAGACAGCCCCGATCATGGCGCTGGCGCGGCTCGATGTTGAGGAGTTGCTCGATGTGGAACAGGCGCACGAGCTGCTCGTCCGATGCAGCGCCCAGGACAACGAATTCTGCATGGTGCAGCTCGGCGCCCTGCATCTGGCGCGCGCCGTGGAGACGCCGGATATCAGGCTTGCGGCCGCGCTCTTCGAGCGGGCCGCCGCCCGGGGCTACGCCCCGGGACAGTATTACCTCGCGCGTATGCTGACGTCCGGCGACGGCCTGCCGCGCGACGATACGCGCGCCGCTGCGCTCTGCACGCTGGCGAGCGATGCGGGCTTCGCACCGGCCGAGGTGGCGCTGGTCGTGATGCTGCTCGAAGGACGGGGAAAGCAGCGCGACGAGGAGCAGGCGCTGGCGCGCGCCGACCGGCTGACCGGCGCCGGCCAGGGGCCCGAGCTGCTGGAAGCCGCCGCCGAACTGGCCGGACGCCATCCGGCCGCCGCCGCGCGGCTCGAACAACGGGTGCGCGCCGCGCGCGCGGCGTTCTAG